From one Triticum aestivum cultivar Chinese Spring chromosome 4B, IWGSC CS RefSeq v2.1, whole genome shotgun sequence genomic stretch:
- the LOC123093288 gene encoding major facilitator superfamily domain-containing protein 12: MADGKCGEAEVEVAQPLGRWPVLSYGVGHMLNDITSACWFTYLLLFLQEIGLAPRDAAIVMLSGQVADGLMTIVAGEMIDRFGRFKLWHIGGSVLVGISFSSVFGGCLLCTILGTDSYLVRTVGYSFFAAVFNIGWAATQVSHMSMVNCMTSNPTSRVALASCRNASPMVANLGLYGIALAVFGIVKAKTCADIVVQYKWIAYVSIFVGCCFLVLFHAGTEEPTLKCEPNCKKRARIAWSYWFKKTLYYQVALLYMLARLITNVSQSLIAFYVTRDLKMNEYSKATIPAIIFCCSFLVSVVLQEMRWNSRRLKSLLTIGATLWVISGAAVFLLPSQMHNLMYPLAVVIGAANALVMVTTIGLESALVGEDLNGCAFVYGSLSFLDKMSCGLALFVLESYDVASSCGEARGLNTVSRYGTGLIPACFAVLAIVVASTLRLQDDDVARADRRARASAAAALEAPLLV; encoded by the exons ATGGCTGATGGCaagtgcggcgaggcggaggtggaggtcgcCCAGCCGCTGGGGCGGTGGCCCGTGCTGTCCTACGGCGTCGGCCACATGCTCAACGACATCACCTCCGCCTGCTGGTTCAcctacctcctcctcttcctgCAAGAGATCGGCCTCGCTCCAAG GGATGCAGCTATCGTGATGCTCTCAGGCCAGGTTGCGGATGGGCTGATGACCATCGTCGCCGGGGAGATG ATCGACCGGTTCGGGCGTTTCAAGCTGTGGCACATCGGGGGGTCGGTCCTCGTCGGCATCTCCTTCTCCTCGGTCTTCGGCGGGTGCCTGCTCTGCACCATCCTCGGCACCGACTCCTACCTCGTCAGGACCGTCGGCTACAGCTTCTTCGCCGCCGTCTTCAACATCGGGTGGGCGGCCACGCAGGTCTCCCACAT GTCGATGGTGAACTGCATGACATCCAACCCCACGAGCCGGGTGGCCTTGGCCAGCTGCAGAAACGCTTCCCCCATG GTGGCTAATCTTGGTCTATATGGCATCGCGTTGGCTGTGTTTGGAATAGTGAAGGCAAAGACATGTGCAGACATTGTTGTTCAG TACAAGTGGATCGCGTACGTGTCCATCTTCGTGGGGTGCTGCTTCCTGGTGCTGTTCCACGCTGGAACAGAAGAGCCCAC CCTGAAGTGCGAGCCTAACTGCAAGAAACGGGCTCGGATCGCGTGGAGCTACTGGTTCAAGAAGACCCTCTACTACCAAGTCGCTCTCCTCTACATGCTTGCCAGATTGATCACCAACGTCTCCCAG TCTCTCATCGCGTTCTACGTCACCAGAGATCTGAAGATGAACGAATACTCCAAAGCCACC ATTCCGGCCATCATATTCTGCTGCAGCTTCTTGGTGTCCGTGGTGCTCCAGGAGATGAGGTGGAACAGCCGGCGGCTCAAGTCGCTGCTGACGATCGGGGCGACGCTGTGGGTGATCTCCGGCGCGGCGGTGTTCCTCCTCCCGAGCCAGATGCACAACCTCATGTACCCGCTGGCCGTGGTCATCGGCGCCGCCAACGCGCTGGTCATGGTGACCACCATCGGGCTGGAGAGCGCGCTGGTCGGCGAGGACCTCAACGGCTGCGCCTTCGTCTACGGCTCCCTCAGCTTCCTCGACAAGATGTCCTGCGGCCTCGCGCTCTTCGTGCTCGAGTCCTACGACGTCGCCTCCAGCTGCGGCGAGGCCCGCGGGCTCAACACCGTCAGCAGGTACGGCACCGGGCTCATCCCGGCCTGCTTCGCCGTGCTCGCCATCGTCGTCGCCTCCACCCTCAGGCTGCAGGACGACGACGTTGCCCGTGCCGACCGCAGGGCCAgggcttccgccgccgccgctctggAAGCTCCGCTCCTCGTCTGA
- the LOC123093287 gene encoding embryonic protein DC-8, producing the protein MALSKRLAATALLVLLALAASASAKTTREAAEAATAKTTPGGAEVAPGKEEESWTGWAKDKISEGLGLDKISEGLKLKHHADEEEAARKAGHTVKSARETVQHTASETGRQASSKASDAKEAAEQAATGAANKAGQAKDKTAETVKGTAGQASKKAEQAKHKTKETAEAAAKTGAETHERSKQGKAKVEETAKEKAGQGYETLKQTKDAAAEKAGAAKDTAAEKAAAAKDTAAEKAGGATQTAAQKAAAAKDAAAEKAGDATQTAAEKAAAAKDAAGGATQTAAEKAAAAKDAAAEKAGAAKQTAAEKAAAAKDAAAGATQTAAEKAAAAKDAAAEKARATKDAAWEKTESTKDATWQAQEKLKQYNDAASEKAANVKDAAAEKAAAAKDAAWKNAEAAKGTVGQKAGAAKDATLEKTASAKDVAWGTAEAAKDTAWETAEAAKGKANQGYEKVKEKVGEVKDKVTGAAADGKAKKHRKDDEL; encoded by the exons ATGGCGTTGTCGAAGAGGCTCGCGGCGACGGCGCTGCTGGTGCTGCTCGCGCTGGCGGCGTCCGCGTCCGCCAAGACGACGCgggaagcagctgaggcggccacggcCAAGACGACGCCGGGCGGCGCGGAGGTGGCGCCGGGCAAGGAGGAAGAGTCGTGGACGGGGTGGGCCAAGGACAAGATCTCCGAGGGCCTCGGCCTCGACAAGATCTCCGAGGGGCTCAAGCTCAAGCACcacgccgacgaggaggaggccgcgcgCAAGGCCGGGCACACCGTCAAGTCCGCCCGCGAGACCGTCCAGCACACCGCCTCCG AGACGGGGAGGCAGGCGAGCAGCAAGGCTTCGGACGCCaaggaggcggcggagcaggcggcgacCGGGGCGGCCAACAAGGCGGGGCAGGCCAAGGACAAGACGGCGGAGACGGTGAAGGGCACGGCCGGCCAGGCGTCCAAGAAGGCGGAGCAGGCTAAGCACAAGACTAAGGAGACCGCGGAGGCGGCCGCCAAGACGGGCGCCGAGACGCACGAGCGGTCGAAGCAGGGCAAGGCCAAGGTGGAGGAGACGGCCAAGGAGAAGGCCGGACAGGGGTACGAGACGCTGAAGCAAACAAAGGACGCGGCCGCCGAGAAGGCCGGCGCCGCCAAGGACACGGCTGCGGAGAAGGCAGCAGCAGCCAAGGACACCGCGGCGGAGAAAGCAGGCGGCGCCACGCAGACGGCAGCGCAGAAGGCAGCAGCAGCCAAGGACGCCGCCGCGGAGAAGGCCGGAGACGCCACGCAGACGGCCGCGGAGAAGGCAGCCGCAGCCAAGGATGCCGCCGGCGGCGCCACGCAGACGGCAGCGGAGAAGGCAGCGGCAGCGAAGGACGCCGCCGCGGAGAAGGCCGGGGCCGCCAAGCAGACAGCCGCGGAGAAGGCAGCAGCAGCCAAggacgccgccgccggcgccacgcAGACGGCCGCGGAGAAGGCAGCGGCAGCGAAGGACGCCGCCGCAGAGAAGGCCCGCGCCACGAAGGATGCGGCCTGGGAGAAGACGGAGTCTACCAAAGACGCCACATGGCAGGCGCAGGAGAAGCTGAAGCAATACAACGACGCCGCCTCGGAGAAGGCCGCGAACGTCAAGGACGCCGCCGCGGAGAAGGCTGCGGCCGCCAAGGACGCCGCGTGGAAGAACGCTGAGGCGGCCAAGGGCACTGTCGGGCAGAAGGCAGGGGCGGCCAAGGACGCCACGTTGGAGAAGACGGCGTCGGCTAAGGACGTCGCGTGGGGGACGGCGGAGGCGGCCAAGGACACGGCCTGGGAGACAGCGGAGGCGGCCAAGGGGAAGGCCAACCAGGGGTACGAGAAGGTAAAGGAGAAGGTCGGGGAGGTGAAGGACAAAGTGACCGGCGCGGCAGCCGACGGCAAGGCGAAGAAGCACCGCAAGGACGACGAGCTGTGA